In the Lutra lutra chromosome 12, mLutLut1.2, whole genome shotgun sequence genome, TTGGAGAGATGCAGCCTAGCAGGCGAGGTCGGCTGCGGAAACAGCTGTAGGGGCCCTACTCCCTCCCGCATCCCTACAAACATCCCTGTAAAAGAAACAATTCATCACTGCCCTGTCACTTCACAGCCGCACACATCTGCATCAGGTCCGTGTTGATTCCAAGCCAGCTGACATGTAACCCTTACAGGCAAGGATGGACTCCACGtaacctgccccccacccccggtacCCATAAGGTGGTATGAACCCCATGGAGCTAATACCTCACAGCAGCAGACATTTTCCTCAGTCCAGACAACAGTGTAGAAGAATATGACCTTCAGAAGTCCAAGCCATCCTCTCCTGGGTCTCATGAATGCCAGAGAGGGAGGAATACTGAGGAGGAGACCCTGGAGTCCAACCCCATCCCAGGAGGACAGCAGCCCCTTGGAAGCTATTCGTAACTCAGTAGTAGTAATGAATTTTAGCCCAGCCTGAGCCACATGAAGCCAGAGGAACGAAACCCCCAAATAAGGGTTGAACTCAAAACAGTTGTATTCCAGAAACAGGAAACTAGCCAAGACAGAACATCCAACCCGTTGCTTAACTGCCGCCTTGACCAGGACCCAGATGCTTCCGACTTGGGGGCAAGAGCACGGGAAGGATGGAGGAATCATTTTAAGCCATTTGTCTTCCAGGTTCTAAGAAGGACCTGATAAAAACCTCTCTATTGAGGACCAAGTATATCTTTTATGTCGTTAACGTGACTATGAAAAGTTTTAGAATTTTTGAACATCAGAAAAATGTTGCAACAGTTCCCTGAACTTTTCTTATGATTTCCATGGCTCTGCTGACATTGGCCATCTGTCGTCACACGCTGTCTGTTTCCTCCATTAGAACCCTTAGCGTGTTCATCATCGTTATTTTAAATTCCCGGTCTGATAATTCCAGCATCCCTGCCACGTCTGGTTCTGGCGTTTGCTCCGTCTATTCAAATGGTGTTTTCCGCCTTTTGGTGTGCCTCAGTCATGTTTTCTGACAGCCAGACAGGAAGTACTCAGTAAAGGGAACTCCTGTAAATAAATCTGCCTTTATGATGTGGTAGtgaggtgtggggggaagggatgtGTTCTTCAGTcctgtgatgagctctgggtctTTCAGTGAGCCCTGGACTCTGGATTGTGACCTTCACGAGGGCTTCTGGATTTTTTCCTCCAGTTAAACAGATCAGGATGGCCACAGCCAGTTGGATACTTCCTTCCCCGCCGGTCAGTCAGGCTCTGTAACCCCTCGGCAGGGAAACTAACCTGCTCTGTCTGGTTAACTTCTTCAGGCTCTGGTTAACGAACAGTCACCTCAACTTTTCCTGCAGGATGTTTCCTTTTATGGTTCATTCCTTGGGACCTGTGGCTAGAGTAGAAAAAGGCATCATGGAAATCCGAATGAGGGATCAGTTCAGCTTCTGCCACTGATCGTCAAAGAGTGACTCAGCGCTAACCAGATTGGCTGGTTCCGTTGAcagtcttctccctccttcctcttctttcctagTAGAAGTTTATGCCTAGAAAGATATGCCTACAGGCATGAACAAGGAGAAAAAGCATCCTAAAAAGTCAGAGACTATTTAGCACAAACCCCATAACCAGTCTTTAGGTCACAGTATCTGACTTAAGATAGAAACTTGAAGAAATTGAAGGAGGCAATTCAGAGAGAGAAGTTCGCAGCTAAGAACAGCTTGTGGGAACTTTCGATGATGCCCAATCTATTCCATCCCCACAGTGAACCTTTACCCTCAGGGGTGCATCTACCCTGCTATTGTTTTGTTGTGTCATTTAAGATGTTGCAAAATCAGTTATTCTTGCTATAAGGTCATTTTGCAATAACTAGGTTTCCTGGGGAAGTAGGtgtggccttaaaaaaaaagtctgtcctgggcgcctgggtggctcagtgggttaaagcctctgccttctgctcaggtcatgatcccagggtcctgggatggagcttcgcatcgggctctctgctccgcggggagcctgcttcctcctctctctctgcctgcctctctgcctacttgtgatctctgtcaaataaataaatgaaatcttaaaaaaaaaaaaaaagtctgtcctaaaaaaataaaaaaatctgtcctgttacataataatttttatgtctcTGGTTTCAGTTCAGTTCCCCAAAAAGAATGAGGCATGTAAATATCTACATCTCTCTTGAAATCAACACAGGAGGGAAGGCACTTGCCATGTCCGTTAACTATTGCTGAATACAAACCACTCCCCAAATGCAGTGTCTTGCCATGGCTCAGGAGTCTCCAGATGAACTGAGTGGTTCTTCTGGTCTGGGCCACGGGAGCCTTCTTTCAGCCAGCCTTGGTTAGCCTGCATTTGCCCATGCATCTCCAATAGGCTGCTGAGTCAGCCGTtgcggggctgggggaggagcagctgCTCTAAGATGAGCTCATCTTAGAGCACGGCTTGATTCTTCTCCACGTGGTCGCTCATCCTTCATTAGTCTAGCCTGGATGTGTGCACCTGGCAGCTGAGCAAAGTTCTAAGAGCTGGAAGAGATGTGCACGGGCCACTTGAGACCCAGGCTTGACACTGACATGGCGTCACTTCCGCTGCCTATTAGCAGCAGGTTATGGGCCACTGCAAGTCCCTCTGGATGCAAAGAGCTACAACATTACATGGCAAAGGGTGAGGCTCCAGGAAGGGATAGAAAATTGTGTCCATTTGGGCAGGCTTGCACAATGTGTAGGGAAGACAATCCAATCTTCACGACATCCCCAATTTTTGAATAGCCCTTGGGGTAGACTTTTATGATTACTACCCTCTTCTTTGGGTGACCATACCTCtcttcatttaagaaaattgttTCTCCCTCCCAAGACAACATGGTTTGAATGGGCTGAGCCTACCTCCCTGCCATAGTGATTAGTCTGAAGGCAGAACTGACCCAAGAGGACAGCACTAGAATCTACTCTCTACTGCAGGGATTGGTCCCAAGTTATCAACACAAGATAACCACTGGGCACTCAAtattttcccagattttttttttctcatcgtTGCTAGGAGAGGCCCTTTCCCTATCTGATCAAAAACATGAGCATTCATTACCCCAGCTTGTGGAGAAGCCATGATATAAAAATGAAGTTGACACAGAGTCATTGGACTGTCTCCCACCATTGTCTTTCTGCTCTTTGGCAACAGGAACCAAGATGCTCACTTAGGTCCAGGTGGTTCAATTGTGTTTCTGTCACTTGTAACCTAAGGTAATCCTTACAGAAAGAGCCCTCCAGAACATAAGACTTCAAACAGAAAAGGCCATGTTCATACTTTCTGGGGTACTCACTAAACTAGTTTCATGAATCACTCTTCCTTTTTACATGTAGAACAGGAGTTGCAGTTCCCATGTCTGGAGAGAACCACAGGTAAATGGAGATGATGAAGGAAGGTAAGtaacctgccccacccccatgaaCTCCGCACCAGCTGGCCCTACCCCTTTGGCCCTCCAAGCCTTAACTGTTGGCCATGAAGCACCAGTCAGAGCTCCAAGCATTGGTCCTCAGGGATCCCAGATTCTCTTTGATTCTCTCTCATTTCTGTCTCTTAATTATGTAGTTGCTCATTTAAGTTATTGGGCCCAGACTCCGTCAACATCTGCTTCCTGCTCATTTGGCTTTCCAATACTTACCCACTTCTGTCTATTAAAttccttctctctgaaataatTAACATGGCTTCTGTTTTCTTGACTCAACCCAGACTGGTAACAAACATTAGAACCAAAAGATTACTTTGTATGCtaggtttctttttctgaaattataatgtgaaaaataatttcttcaaatgctAAGATCCTTGCTATAAGAAAGTAGTTATCAAGCAGCCACAGAAAGCTCTTCTGTAAAATAGTTTTGATCGTTCTGTTACTTAGATCAAAGCCCTCATGATTCATAAAAAGACTAgacctgggggctcctgggtggctcagttcattaagcgtctgctttcatctcaggtcatgatcccggggtcctgggatggagccccgcatcagtctccttgctcagcagaaagcctgcttctccctttccctctgctgctccctctgcttgtgctcacttgctctctctcactctctctgccaaataaataatataaatcctTAAAAGTAAAAGACTATCATAAGTGGCATTTATATCCCTAAATCTGTCCTCATTCTACTTGAACCTATTTCTAAATGGGCCACCTGAAGTCAACACTTAGGAACTGAAATTTTAAGGAATGTTCTGACAATTATACCAGCGGCTTTGGGTTTGGATTTAAAATAAGCTAGtaggtattttaaatatttttaaatatgcatttaaaaacgcttaaaataaaaaaataaaaacaaaaatacttaaatattaagtATTGAAGCATTTTAAATCAAttggaaatgaattattttttatttaaattttaataactatttctaAGCTAACTCCATTTGTGAGAAGGAGACAATAATTCATCATACTACAATAGGAGCTTTCATTTTAGGGCAAAATTCACCTGAGGAGATTGTGAGAAGTTTAGATATACAAACACTTGTTTCTAAAAAATGGAATTACATTCTTTTTCGCCCTAGAAACATCTACACCAAATAATAATTCTGTTtcttgggtatagaaattactttattacagtcttttctttttatgattagTACATATTACTTTTCTTATAATGAAAAACgtattttaaaattcctccaGGGCAAATTTAAAAGACTTGGATTTTAAAGCGAGGATTTATATTCCGGTTTTAAGGAAAATGCCTAATGCATGCCTTTTCCATTAATATCTATTGAGCACCTACGGGGTGCCTAGCATCATGGTAAGAGAACCCCAGAGTAAAAGTCCTACCCCAAGGAAACTAAATCAGCAAGGTTCCTAGGCATCTTTACAGTATACTAGTAGCTAACACATGATAGACCTCTAatacacatttgttgaatgaatatatgaatgttccatcaaaagtatttatttattccaacTCTCATTTCACAGAGGATTAGCTTGTTCTATTCATTCATCATAAATGTATCGTACTTTCTCACTTCCAAGATACATATCACTCACCTTTCAACAACCCTGAAATCAGAATGGGACTTCCTAGCAatgtgatttttgaaaatattatttcatagaCAATTTGCAGCATTTTCTTTTATagtgataaataaaataacagtatgTTGTACACTGTTGACATCTTTGcatgaaaaacaattttatattatattttctatattttagaaaatacatatgcatatttaaGCATGTTTCTGCTCGGGTTCAATCAGAAAAAGTTTCCATGGAGCCACACCATTCAATGGACCTTCAAGCCTCCAGTAATCATATGAAATACACAACTACTAATTTATGAATGTCAAAAACAATAGCTAACAAGTAACTTTATAAAAAGTTGCATATTTATGGGGATTTATTTCCTGAATTTTTGAGATTACTATTGAATGTTAAACGTGTATCTCCTATTTTGGACTTAATGCAAGGCatgagtatatataaaaattagggGCATAATCATTGATGTACTTGAAGGATTTTCATATTTTAGTCTTTGAATTTAACCAAGATTTCAAAGGtctaagaaatatgaaaatgactAAACTGTATAGGAACTCTGAGAAGTTACAAAAGAAGCAGGAGTAAAATCTTAGAGGAGAGATGAAATtaactaaaatcaaaatgaaatgttatgACAAAGACAGGCAAAGAacacaagaaggaggaggaggagaaggaagaggagaaaggggagaacaaggagaggaggaggaggaagaagaaaaattaataatgacaaaaagaacaaaatgtcacCAGCCTAAGAAAATGCGACTCATCAGTAAGTATAACCTATACTCACTGCATATAAAGGAATCGTTCTGAGCACTGCACACAAGTTAAAGAcatcaaataaaaacagaagtatattttattaataattattgacATCCACTAGTCCTGTGAATGTTATACCAGTTACATCAGGTTTAATCACACAGTCCTTTTGTTAATCTCTtagtctttccctttcttccatattttctcaCAGAGGTTTAAGCCAACATGGAAGTTGGAAGAAGAgggtaggaagaaaagaaggaaagccatCCTTTCAACCAGATGGTGATCTTGTCTGTAACTTACTCTCTCAACCTGTGTTTGCTGGGCCTCCTAGATAATGACACAAAGGACATCTGAGAGCTACAACTACCTACTCTTCCCTCCCcacacttccttcttttctgggaTCAGGAACATAGAGTCTGGAGGTACACATGCCTTCCACTTTTCCATCTGGGCCCACCCTCACTCCCTGCCTCTCAACTCAAGCCTCAACACACCTGCCCACTGATCATAACAGAGTTGCCCACCTCCAGCAAAGAGGGAATATAGCCCCTTTTTCTATTGCATATCTTAGGTAAAACATCTTCAAAACTTGAGAATTTTTCatcactataaaataaaaagggaaattcacTTAGGCTATAAGGCTATAGCAAACCCtgaatgtagaaagaaaaaaagaactcttaattTTCACCATCAGTGCTATATCAAGATCTAAAAGACAAAGAGGAGGCAATGAGAAAGAAAGGTACAGTGATCTGTGGCTATGAGTTTACAAAAACATTGTCATCTAAATCTAACTGTACTATTATTATTCACCAGGATCATTTTCCCTTGACTTCCAGgctccaatcttttttttttttttttaagttttcaagtgTTACAATTTTATGGACTTTCCTGGTAGAGTGGAAAGGGCAAAATGAAAGTCACATCAAATTCATGGAGGTGAGATTAAgactaaaatttttataaaggatAAAATTACCTTTAAGAGGACATTGACCGAGTCTGTGATGGTATGGACTGCTTTTTCATAGGAAATAGTTTCAAGAAAGCCTTCTGGAAATGCTTGTGACACAAGGGATACAGAAAAGGATTGACAAAGGAATTGAGCCATTGAAGCCAAAATGTGATTTCATACCCAACTATGTGAGGACGCTGGTCTAGTGGGTAAACTGAACGAATGATTGTAAACAATGAATAGGGAGCCcaacaaaaggcaaaaacaccTAAGAGAATGGACAGTGACTTGGCTAATTTCCTGGCTCTGAGCAGTTCAATATGTTCCCTTTGGTGAAGACAGAGTGAATCAGAATGGGTGAGGGAAGCCATTTTGGAAGCAATTATACTGCTATTCATCTGGGCTCTTAAAGAATACAAGAGGCTGCCCTTTCTTTCATGCCTTTTCAGAGGAGCAGATGGTGCTGCTGTTTCCTTCGGTTCCGGAAGAGATGTTCTTCGAAACAGTCTACCCGTGAGTGAGGACCCACAGTTACTGGGAGAGACAGGAGAAGTGAGTGTGGGCTGGCTTTGCCACCGACTGAGATTGCTACGTTTCCACAGGCTCCAGTAAATGTACACGTTGAAATAGGCCACGGCAAAGACTGGGACCACGAATTCAAAGAATGACGAGATGGCGAGGATGTACCATAGGGTAAAGAATCCAGGTTCACAATCCTTCTCCAAGATCCTCAAGCTGGAATTCTTCCAAGACTCTGAAATTAGAATTATTGGCCCATGAACTAAGAAGGCCAGCACCCAGACAGCCACCATCAGAGCCACGATCTTCAAGTTCCCAGTGTGCTGAGCTCTGTAAGATACCTAAAAGAGACCAAATAAATTGTTCCAATATAATGAACATGTATTGGTTGCAGAAGGCCTATCATAGGCCTTCAGGAGTTTCAGGGCTATGCAAGAGGTAGTCAAGCTCCCTGGCCCTGGGTAACATGATATGGGCCAGGAGAGAGGGTTCAGTTCCAGAGGCAAACTTTCTTAGGGACCTTCCAGAGGAAATCTGTAACCCTCAAGATTAAGCCTCTGAAATTCTAGAAAACGTTAAGatcaatatctaaaataaaaacatgaagtttggggcacctgggtggctcagtggtttaagcttctgcctttggctcaggtcgtgatctcagggtcctgggattgagccctgcattgggctctctgctcagcagggagcctgcttccccctctatctctgcctgctgctcttcctacttgtgatctctctctctctctctgtcaaataaataaaatcttttaaaaaataacaaataaaaaaacaaaacgtgATGTTTCCAACTCCGTAGACACTAATGTGAATGGGCAAACTACTAAAACTATGTGCCCCCTTTCACAGTGTTTCACAATCTGCCAGCTGGGTCACAAGcggcatttttcttttaatgaaagagAGCACTCAGTGTCAGAATGCCTCACAATTGCAAGGGTCTGTATTGTTTGATGATGCTTTGGCTTGGGGAATGTAGacctacagaaagagagagagaagcacgtGTACCGAACCCCAGTATCAAATGCGTTTCTCCCAGCGGTCACAATCAAACAAGACTGAGAGCCACTGGCTTTTTTGATTCTAATATTCAGGAAGAATCTATTCTGTATTTATCCTGATTCGTCAAGGTGGTGTCAAGAAGAGAGAATTCTTACATCACTCCCAAGAAGATGACCCCACCCCAAAAAAGTCTAAACCTACTATAGAGAAATAGCGTAATATGACTGAGCATTACCAAGTCATTTCCTTCTATAAACATTTCCACTCAACAAAAATGGTGCCAAAGCTGTGCTGGCCAACCACTTTGAGAGACACGGCCAAGGCAAGCaccaaggtctttttttttaaaaaggtagagaatatgggacgcctgggtggctcagttggttggacgactgccttcggctcaggtcatgatcctgggagtcccgggatcgagtcccgcatcgggctcccagctccatggggagtctgcttctctctctgaccttctcctcgctcatgctctctctcactgtctctctctcaaataaataaataaaatctttaaaaaaaataaaaataaaaaaaataaaaaggtagagaATGTTCTAGATCTGCTTGGTCACAAAGACTGGCTTCTATAAGGGAAAATGAGATTCTATGAGTAAGGATTGCTCTCAGTTCTCAGGACCCATGATCTTTGATAGATCTTAATATCTTCAAAAATATCTTCTATAAGAAATCTagaagtttggggcacctgggtggctcagtcgttaagcttctgccttcagctcaggtcatgatcccagcgtcctgggatcgagccccacatcaggctccttgctcagtgggaagcctgcttctccctcttcctctgctgctcccctgcttgtgttccctctctcactgtgtctctctctgtcaaataaataaataaaatcttaaaaaaaaaaaaaagaaatctagaagttCACCCACCCTACATGAGGGATAAACACATGAACCAAGACTTTTTTTAAGGGGACCTGGAACAGACAACCTCCCTGAGCTTCTTTTGGATCAGTAAGTATCCTTCCGGCTCATATGTTCCATATTTCTCTGATTTCCTCACTCAAGGGAAAGGAAATGATTTCCTCAAGAAACTGGAACATGCCTCTGTTTCCCCCATTGTTCATGTACTATTTTCTCTGTGAGTTCCTAATCTCATGCTACAGTGTTTTCTCGTTTTTATTAAAAAGGCACAACAGTGCCCAGCACTGTCTGTCTTTGATGGATTGTGCAGGCTGGGAAGGGCTCACACCCAGTTGGCTGGAGGTAAGAGGaagcagacttaaaaaaaaaaaaagttatttttaaaaactgcagggaagtggggttttttttccaaattactgATATTTCTGAGGCTAAGCTAAAATGCATATGGTGCTGACCACAAGTTCCCAAGTACAATACACTTTTTTGCCTTCTGCTTCTCATGCCACTAATTAATACATTTCTTGCACTAAATCTAATGATTATGAAGATGGTAACAATACCCAGATGGTCATAAAACtgcatttagttttttaattgcTCTGTTCAGCCTTTGTAATGGTGTGATGCAATATGCTGGAAAGCAATCTCTTTTCTATTATGCATAAGGTCAAATGGGATAATGGACATCTAAGGGAATTGAAAAGATGATGCCCACCTCTTCATCTCTGGGTagcatttttgacagagagctcaaGCATTGCTTGAATCCAGGCCCCAGCCAGTTGGAGTGGCCTTCCTGACATTAGTCAGTGGCCCAATCCTCCACCCATGACAGAAAA is a window encoding:
- the HRH4 gene encoding histamine H4 receptor isoform X3 produces the protein MRERCRGRSRLPTEQDSTPGPQDQDLRQTLNHLSHPGSPFIHSNSLIGLAKLLSKKASVYNIVLISYDRYQSVSNAVSYRAQHTGNLKIVALMVAVWVLAFLVHGPIILISESWKNSSLRILEKDCEPGFFTLWYILAISSFFEFVVPVFAVAYFNVYIYWSLWKRSNLSRWQSQPTLTSPVSPSNCGSSLTGRLFRRTSLPEPKETAAPSAPLKRHERKGSLLYSLRAQMNSSIIASKMASLTHSDSLCLHQREHIELLRARKLAKSLSILLGVFAFCWAPYSLFTIIRSVYPLDQRPHIVGYEITFWLQWLNSFVNPFLYPLCHKHFQKAFLKLFPMKKQSIPSQTRSMSS
- the HRH4 gene encoding histamine H4 receptor isoform X4, translating into MISIPLYIPHMLFGWEFGSRLCTFWLIVDYLLCTASVYNIVLISYDRYQSVSNAVSYRAQHTGNLKIVALMVAVWVLAFLVHGPIILISESWKNSSLRILEKDCEPGFFTLWYILAISSFFEFVVPVFAVAYFNVYIYWSLWKRSNLSRWQSQPTLTSPVSPSNCGSSLTGRLFRRTSLPEPKETAAPSAPLKRHERKGSLLYSLRAQMNSSIIASKMASLTHSDSLCLHQREHIELLRARKLAKSLSILLGVFAFCWAPYSLFTIIRSVYPLDQRPHIVGYEITFWLQWLNSFVNPFLYPLCHKHFQKAFLKLFPMKKQSIPSQTRSMSS
- the HRH4 gene encoding histamine H4 receptor isoform X1, which produces MNATTLPLSTRVTLAFLMGLLAFAIMLGNAVVILAFVVDKKLRHRSNYFFLNLAIADFFVGMISIPLYIPHMLFGWEFGSRLCTFWLIVDYLLCTASVYNIVLISYDRYQSVSNAVSYRAQHTGNLKIVALMVAVWVLAFLVHGPIILISESWKNSSLRILEKDCEPGFFTLWYILAISSFFEFVVPVFAVAYFNVYIYWSLWKRSNLSRWQSQPTLTSPVSPSNCGSSLTGRLFRRTSLPEPKETAAPSAPLKRHERKGSLLYSLRAQMNSSIIASKMASLTHSDSLCLHQREHIELLRARKLAKSLSILLGVFAFCWAPYSLFTIIRSVYPLDQRPHIVGYEITFWLQWLNSFVNPFLYPLCHKHFQKAFLKLFPMKKQSIPSQTRSMSS
- the HRH4 gene encoding histamine H4 receptor isoform X2, which codes for MRERCRGRSRLPTEQDSTPGPQDQDLRQTLNHLSHPGSPFIHSNSLIGLAKLLSKKGMISIPLYIPHMLFGWEFGSRLCTFWLIVDYLLCTASVYNIVLISYDRYQSVSNAVSYRAQHTGNLKIVALMVAVWVLAFLVHGPIILISESWKNSSLRILEKDCEPGFFTLWYILAISSFFEFVVPVFAVAYFNVYIYWSLWKRSNLSRWQSQPTLTSPVSPSNCGSSLTGRLFRRTSLPEPKETAAPSAPLKRHERKGSLLYSLRAQMNSSIIASKMASLTHSDSLCLHQREHIELLRARKLAKSLSILLGVFAFCWAPYSLFTIIRSVYPLDQRPHIVGYEITFWLQWLNSFVNPFLYPLCHKHFQKAFLKLFPMKKQSIPSQTRSMSS